The following are from one region of the Halodesulfurarchaeum sp. HSR-GB genome:
- a CDS encoding 1,4-dihydroxy-2-naphthoate polyprenyltransferase: MADTADISRREAWVIAARPHVKPAGAAPVIVGTGLAVHQGVFAALPAVAALLGALLIQTGTDFANDYFDYAKGVDSDESAGYVRVSQSGLIPARRVFGAAVLCYGLAFLLGIYLVSIGGLPIVVIGLASIASGVAYSGGPYPIASHALGDIFAFLFFGVIAVTGTYYVQASAVLLETIPVTVHPETLPLAAIVASLSMGGLITNILVVNNIRDIDDDRAAGKHTLAVYLGYRWSRVEYVLLTALAYAVPLWFFARGAGAVVLLPVLSLPLAISATRQLYAGRDTETLNPALERTGKLVAAFGVLFGVGLGL, translated from the coding sequence ATGGCGGACACAGCCGACATCTCTCGCCGCGAGGCCTGGGTGATCGCCGCCCGGCCACACGTGAAACCGGCCGGCGCAGCGCCCGTGATCGTCGGGACCGGATTAGCCGTTCATCAGGGAGTGTTTGCGGCGCTCCCGGCGGTCGCGGCCCTGCTTGGCGCGCTGCTCATCCAGACGGGGACGGATTTCGCCAACGACTACTTCGACTACGCGAAGGGGGTTGATTCGGATGAGTCGGCCGGGTACGTCCGGGTCTCGCAGTCGGGGTTGATCCCCGCTCGCCGCGTCTTCGGGGCGGCCGTGCTCTGCTATGGGCTTGCCTTCCTCCTGGGGATCTATCTCGTGTCGATCGGGGGGCTTCCGATCGTCGTGATCGGGCTGGCCAGCATCGCCAGCGGCGTTGCCTACTCCGGTGGCCCGTACCCCATCGCCTCCCACGCACTCGGGGACATCTTTGCCTTCCTCTTTTTCGGCGTGATCGCGGTTACCGGGACGTACTACGTCCAGGCGAGTGCCGTCCTGCTGGAGACCATTCCGGTGACGGTTCACCCGGAGACACTCCCGCTCGCAGCCATCGTGGCGAGTCTCTCGATGGGCGGGCTGATCACGAACATCCTCGTGGTCAACAACATACGGGACATCGATGACGACCGGGCGGCGGGCAAGCACACCCTGGCCGTTTACCTCGGGTATCGCTGGAGTCGGGTCGAGTACGTCTTGCTCACGGCCCTCGCCTACGCGGTTCCGCTCTGGTTTTTCGCTCGGGGTGCGGGAGCCGTCGTGTTGTTGCCCGTCCTGAGTCTCCCACTGGCAATCTCGGCCACGCGACAGCTCTATGCCGGCCGTGACACCGAGACGCTCAATCCGGCCCTCGAACGAACCGGCAAGCTGGTCGCGGCCTTCGGGGTTCTCTTCGGGGTCGGACTGGGGCTATGA
- a CDS encoding molybdopterin-dependent oxidoreductase, with amino-acid sequence MAVRDVTGLYAEFGTDRLPPGQHRTEEFPVFTKGDTPAVDRETLTLEITGAVATERTFDWETFRDLPTETQRQDVHCVTGWSSFDHEFTGVPVPTLADRIDIDPAATHVLFHAADGYTTDLPLADVLRQEVLLAFEHDGDPLEREHGGPLRVVTPHKYAYKGAKWLTGIEFRTEPVRGYWEKRGYSVSADPWAEDRYS; translated from the coding sequence ATGGCTGTGAGGGACGTGACCGGGCTCTACGCGGAATTCGGTACGGACCGGCTTCCACCGGGCCAGCACCGGACCGAGGAGTTTCCGGTCTTCACGAAAGGCGACACTCCCGCCGTCGATCGGGAGACACTCACCCTCGAAATCACCGGGGCTGTCGCCACCGAGCGGACCTTCGACTGGGAGACGTTCAGGGACTTGCCCACGGAGACCCAGCGCCAGGACGTCCACTGTGTCACGGGCTGGAGTTCCTTCGACCACGAGTTCACGGGCGTCCCCGTTCCCACGCTCGCGGATCGGATCGACATCGATCCGGCGGCGACCCACGTCCTGTTCCATGCGGCGGACGGCTACACGACCGACCTTCCACTAGCGGACGTGTTGCGCCAGGAGGTGCTCCTGGCCTTCGAACACGACGGCGACCCACTCGAACGTGAACACGGCGGGCCACTCCGGGTCGTCACGCCCCACAAATACGCTTACAAGGGCGCGAAGTGGCTCACTGGTATCGAATTTCGTACCGAACCCGTCCGGGGCTACTGGGAAAAGCGGGGCTACTCGGTCTCCGCCGACCCCTGGGCCGAGGATCGGTATAGCTGA
- a CDS encoding UPF0058 family protein has product MHKDELLELHEEMVHIKDRFAGFEEINAEHFEPYEELDVDPSHVHKSKSEHKHAVFVLGNALASAMSEDEFSSAGRLSKRMAELAEDAEEKL; this is encoded by the coding sequence ATGCACAAAGACGAACTGCTGGAGCTTCACGAGGAGATGGTCCACATCAAGGACCGATTTGCCGGCTTCGAGGAGATCAACGCCGAGCACTTCGAGCCCTACGAGGAACTCGACGTGGACCCCTCACACGTCCACAAGTCCAAAAGCGAGCACAAACACGCCGTCTTCGTTCTCGGCAACGCCCTGGCGTCGGCGATGAGCGAGGACGAGTTCAGCTCGGCGGGCCGGCTCTCCAAGCGCATGGCGGAGCTCGCCGAGGACGCCGAGGAAAAGCTGTAA
- a CDS encoding cell surface protein encodes MPTVEINVPDHIEMQIAQLVDQGEFLSQEEAIEQLLSAGIKAYKTSGPIEEEEGGFEDEGMMGHEDEYVF; translated from the coding sequence ATGCCGACGGTGGAAATCAACGTCCCCGACCACATCGAGATGCAGATCGCTCAGCTCGTCGACCAGGGGGAGTTCCTGAGCCAGGAAGAGGCGATCGAACAGCTACTGTCCGCGGGCATCAAGGCCTACAAGACATCCGGCCCGATCGAAGAGGAGGAGGGCGGGTTCGAGGACGAGGGAATGATGGGCCACGAGGACGAGTACGTCTTCTAA
- the menD gene encoding 2-succinyl-5-enolpyruvyl-6-hydroxy-3-cyclohexene-1-carboxylic-acid synthase — protein sequence MTAPNLSTLWAEVLIEEAARAGLDRVVIAPGSRSTPLTVAADQHPALDTETHLDERSAGFYTLGIGKRTGSPAALVSTSGTAAVNFHPAVVEAHQSRTPLVVLTADRPPELQDSGANQTIDQRELYGSATRFDRTLPTPDPADRSLRSLRTTVDRALAAAEPPNPGPVHLNVPLRKPLAPVEDSTALRGPLPETGPGKTGLDGPFVRTHAGTVSPSDDAVAELRTAIEQSERGLLVAGPLAPDPARRDALYQLARETGVPLLADPLSNLRYGREPPELILGGYDGYLGTAGTAAWPDPDLVIRVGASPTSKPLRHWLRDADTRQFVIDPAGGWREATFTATDRLQTSIPALVEALGDVDAAVRSGWTERFRQAEAVHQAAVADVDAPGWEGGVLHQVVAAAPDPATVFVSNSMPVRDLDRYGHPREADLTVLGNRGASGIDGIASTALGAGSATSDPLIAITGDLAYFHDMNGLLALGRFGLDATIVLLNNDGGGIFHKLPIADFDPPFERQFKTPHGLDFEATEALYELDFDRVEPAEIGAAVAASTTAPGTQVLEVRTDAERSQQIRERLRETVGNRLADHE from the coding sequence ATGACCGCCCCCAACCTGAGTACGCTGTGGGCCGAGGTATTGATCGAGGAAGCCGCGCGAGCCGGGCTCGACCGGGTCGTGATCGCCCCCGGGAGCCGTTCGACGCCGCTCACCGTCGCGGCAGACCAGCACCCGGCACTCGACACCGAGACGCACCTCGACGAGCGCTCGGCTGGCTTCTACACCCTGGGAATCGGCAAGCGGACTGGCTCCCCGGCCGCGCTCGTCTCGACGTCGGGGACCGCCGCGGTGAACTTCCACCCCGCCGTCGTCGAGGCTCATCAATCCAGAACCCCGCTCGTGGTGCTGACCGCGGATCGGCCCCCGGAACTGCAGGACAGCGGCGCGAACCAGACCATCGACCAGCGCGAACTCTACGGGTCGGCCACGCGCTTCGATCGCACGCTGCCCACCCCCGATCCGGCCGACCGGAGCCTCCGATCACTCCGGACGACCGTCGATCGAGCACTCGCCGCCGCGGAGCCACCGAATCCGGGCCCCGTTCACCTCAACGTTCCCCTGCGAAAGCCACTGGCCCCGGTGGAGGATTCGACTGCCCTGCGCGGGCCGCTCCCCGAGACCGGCCCGGGCAAAACGGGACTGGATGGCCCCTTCGTTCGCACGCACGCTGGAACGGTCTCGCCCAGCGATGACGCTGTGGCCGAACTTCGGACGGCCATCGAACAGTCCGAGCGGGGATTGCTCGTCGCTGGCCCGCTCGCCCCTGACCCAGCACGTCGCGACGCGCTCTACCAGCTAGCCCGAGAAACGGGCGTCCCGCTTTTGGCAGACCCGCTCTCGAACTTGCGATACGGTCGGGAGCCGCCGGAACTGATACTGGGTGGCTACGACGGCTATCTGGGCACCGCAGGCACGGCCGCCTGGCCCGATCCGGACCTCGTGATTCGGGTCGGCGCCTCACCGACCTCGAAACCCCTCCGACACTGGCTCCGGGACGCCGACACCCGACAGTTCGTTATCGACCCGGCTGGCGGCTGGCGGGAGGCGACCTTCACCGCGACGGACCGACTCCAGACCTCGATTCCGGCGCTCGTCGAGGCGCTGGGGGACGTGGACGCCGCGGTTCGCTCCGGCTGGACGGAGCGGTTCCGCCAGGCCGAGGCGGTTCATCAGGCTGCCGTCGCGGACGTCGATGCGCCGGGCTGGGAGGGGGGAGTCCTCCACCAGGTCGTTGCCGCCGCGCCAGATCCGGCGACGGTGTTCGTCTCGAACAGCATGCCGGTCCGGGACCTCGACCGGTACGGGCACCCCCGGGAGGCCGACCTGACGGTGCTCGGGAACCGCGGGGCGAGCGGGATCGACGGCATCGCGAGCACCGCACTCGGGGCCGGCAGCGCAACCAGCGACCCGCTGATCGCGATCACGGGCGATCTCGCCTACTTCCACGACATGAACGGGCTGCTCGCGCTGGGCCGGTTCGGGCTCGACGCGACGATCGTTTTGCTCAACAACGACGGCGGCGGCATCTTCCACAAGTTGCCGATCGCGGACTTCGATCCGCCCTTCGAACGCCAGTTCAAGACCCCACACGGACTTGACTTCGAGGCCACCGAGGCGCTCTACGAGCTAGACTTCGACCGCGTCGAACCCGCAGAGATCGGCGCGGCCGTGGCTGCGAGCACAACGGCCCCCGGAACCCAGGTGCTCGAGGTCCGAACCGACGCCGAACGAAGCCAGCAGATTCGCGAACGGCTCCGCGAGACGGTCGGGAACCGACTCGCCGATCACGAGTGA
- the cysS gene encoding cysteine--tRNA ligase, whose translation MPLSVTNTLTGEREPFEPQDPDSVLLYYCGLTVSDDAHLGHARSWVQVDVMHRWLEHLGYSVRHVENFTDVNEKIVARVGSDELGTDEQSVAMHYISSVIEDMRGLNLKRASVYPRVSEHVPEIIDLIERLIERDHAYVSNGSVYFDVSSFPEYGKLSGQNLEAMESQGPEAERAEKKAPQDFALWKAGPVDPETVAEHRDGDPAAVEAEGQTWDAPWGEGRPGWHIECSAMSMAHLDESIDIHVGGQDLVFPHHENEIAQSEAATGHQFAKYWLHVNLLETEGEKMSTSLENFFTVKTALDELGTNAVRMFLLSAQYRQSQTYSEGTIEEAIERWDRLERAYDRAVDAADSPDAYATEVDETLRATISDQQAAFRAAMNDDFNTRGALAALFEIVGAVNEHVTDRDRYDYEGLHEAIEAFETLGGEVFGFVFAGTSRDGEVELAAELIEELLSVRESRREAGDYESADRIRDRLSELGVEVQDTDQGPEFRL comes from the coding sequence ATGCCGCTTTCCGTGACGAACACGCTCACCGGCGAGCGCGAACCGTTCGAGCCGCAGGACCCCGACTCCGTATTGCTCTACTACTGTGGGCTGACGGTCTCGGACGACGCGCACCTGGGCCATGCACGCTCCTGGGTGCAAGTCGACGTGATGCACCGATGGCTCGAACACCTGGGCTACTCGGTTCGACACGTCGAGAACTTCACCGACGTGAACGAGAAGATCGTCGCCCGGGTCGGGAGCGACGAGTTGGGCACAGACGAGCAGTCGGTCGCGATGCACTACATCTCCTCGGTCATCGAGGACATGCGGGGGTTGAACCTCAAACGCGCCTCGGTCTATCCTCGCGTGTCCGAACACGTTCCCGAGATCATCGACCTCATCGAGCGACTCATCGAACGGGACCACGCGTACGTCTCGAACGGCTCGGTGTACTTCGACGTCTCCTCGTTCCCCGAGTACGGCAAGCTCTCCGGTCAGAACCTCGAGGCGATGGAGTCCCAGGGACCCGAAGCCGAACGCGCCGAGAAGAAGGCCCCCCAGGACTTCGCACTCTGGAAGGCCGGGCCCGTCGATCCCGAGACCGTCGCCGAACACCGCGACGGTGATCCGGCGGCAGTCGAGGCCGAGGGCCAGACCTGGGACGCCCCCTGGGGCGAGGGCCGACCGGGCTGGCACATCGAGTGCTCGGCGATGAGTATGGCGCACCTGGACGAGTCGATCGACATCCACGTCGGCGGCCAGGATCTCGTCTTCCCACATCACGAGAACGAGATCGCCCAGAGCGAGGCGGCCACGGGTCACCAGTTCGCGAAGTACTGGCTCCACGTCAACCTTCTCGAGACCGAGGGCGAGAAGATGTCGACGAGCCTGGAGAACTTCTTTACCGTGAAGACCGCGCTGGACGAGCTCGGGACCAACGCCGTGCGGATGTTCCTGCTCTCCGCGCAGTACCGCCAGTCCCAGACCTACTCCGAAGGAACGATCGAGGAGGCCATCGAACGCTGGGACCGCCTCGAACGGGCCTACGACCGTGCGGTCGACGCCGCGGACTCCCCAGACGCGTACGCGACCGAAGTCGACGAAACCCTCAGAGCGACGATCTCGGACCAGCAGGCCGCCTTCCGGGCGGCCATGAACGACGACTTCAACACCCGGGGGGCGCTGGCGGCCCTGTTCGAAATCGTGGGCGCCGTGAACGAACACGTGACCGACCGGGACCGGTACGACTACGAGGGGCTGCACGAGGCCATCGAGGCCTTCGAGACGCTCGGCGGCGAGGTATTTGGGTTCGTCTTCGCCGGCACGAGTCGGGATGGCGAGGTCGAACTCGCCGCGGAACTGATCGAGGAACTCCTCTCGGTTCGGGAATCCCGGCGCGAGGCGGGGGACTACGAGTCCGCCGATCGGATCCGGGACCGCCTTTCGGAACTGGGTGTCGAGGTTCAGGACACCGACCAGGGGCCGGAGTTCCGACTCTAG
- a CDS encoding methytransferase partner Trm112, whose amino-acid sequence MNEELMDIVCCPVDKAELELSVETRDDGEIVAGSLTCTECGTVYPIEDGIPNLLPPDMRETSA is encoded by the coding sequence GTGAACGAAGAACTCATGGACATCGTCTGTTGCCCGGTGGACAAGGCCGAACTTGAACTTTCAGTCGAAACGCGAGACGACGGGGAGATCGTGGCGGGATCGCTTACCTGCACGGAGTGTGGGACCGTCTACCCGATCGAAGACGGAATCCCGAACCTCCTCCCGCCGGACATGCGGGAGACGTCCGCCTGA
- a CDS encoding 1,4-dihydroxy-2-naphthoyl-CoA synthase, which translates to MVSTLFDPDRWTPVREFEFSDITYHRGTEVGAVRIAFDRPEVRNAFRPRTVDELSTALEHAKRQTDVGAVLLTGNGPSPNDGGWAFSSGGDQAVRSDSGYEYGADEGGSTGRLHILEVQRQIRHLPKPVIAVVPGWAVGGGHSLHAVCDLTIASEEQATFKQTDPDVASFDGGFGSAYLARQIGQKRAREIFFLGKTYDAAEAKAMGMVNEVVPHEQLEDRAIEMAETITKKSPTAIRMLKYAFNGVDDGLIGQQVFAGEATRLAYMTDEAREGRDAFLEDREPEFEEFPWHY; encoded by the coding sequence ATGGTCTCGACGCTCTTTGACCCCGACCGGTGGACGCCGGTCCGGGAGTTCGAGTTCTCGGACATCACGTATCACCGCGGGACCGAGGTCGGCGCAGTCAGGATCGCCTTCGACCGACCCGAGGTCCGCAACGCCTTTCGCCCCCGGACTGTCGACGAACTCTCGACGGCCCTGGAACACGCGAAACGGCAGACCGACGTCGGGGCAGTACTCCTGACGGGGAACGGCCCATCCCCCAATGACGGCGGCTGGGCGTTCTCCTCGGGTGGCGATCAGGCCGTCCGCTCGGACTCCGGCTACGAATACGGCGCGGACGAGGGCGGTTCGACCGGACGGCTCCACATCCTCGAAGTGCAACGGCAGATCCGCCACCTCCCGAAACCGGTCATCGCCGTGGTCCCGGGTTGGGCGGTCGGGGGCGGGCACAGTCTCCATGCGGTCTGTGATCTCACCATCGCGAGCGAGGAGCAGGCCACGTTCAAACAGACCGATCCGGACGTCGCCAGCTTCGACGGGGGATTCGGCTCGGCCTACCTCGCTCGCCAGATCGGCCAGAAGCGAGCCCGCGAGATCTTCTTCCTCGGGAAGACCTACGACGCGGCCGAGGCGAAGGCGATGGGCATGGTCAACGAGGTCGTCCCACACGAACAGTTGGAGGACCGGGCCATCGAGATGGCCGAGACGATCACGAAGAAGAGTCCGACCGCGATCCGGATGCTCAAGTACGCCTTCAACGGCGTCGACGACGGGCTGATCGGCCAGCAGGTGTTCGCCGGCGAGGCGACGCGACTCGCCTACATGACAGATGAGGCCCGGGAGGGCCGGGACGCGTTCCTGGAGGATCGCGAGCCGGAGTTCGAGGAGTTCCCCTGGCACTACTGA
- a CDS encoding adenylosuccinate synthase — protein sequence MTVTIVGAQLGDEGKGRVVDLLGERADVVVRYQGGDNAGHTVVDGDEEYKLSLVPSGAVRGKIGVLGNGVVINPRTFFDEVDQLREQGLDPDVRLAKRAHVIMPYHRAIDGIEESAKSDSDLAAGTTGRGIGPTYEDKAGRRGIRVGDLLDPAVLRDRLEYVVPQKRALYEEVYGGEADEAFDVAALYEEYKSFGDRIRSEGLAVNAGEFLDERIQAGDQVMLEGAQGTSLDIDHGIYPYVTSSNPTAGYAATGSGLGVTTVGQGDVIGVVKAYLSRVGTGPLPTELDGDLAEYIRDEGGEYGTVTGRPRRVGYLDMPMLRTATRANGFTGLAINHLDVLAGLEEVKVGHAYEHEGETRYTMPATTERWGECDPVYRTFDGWPDVDWNAVAAEGYEALPTAAQEYVSYIESELGVPTVTLGLGPARETAIVRENPFA from the coding sequence ATGACTGTGACGATCGTCGGGGCGCAGCTGGGCGACGAAGGGAAGGGCCGTGTCGTCGACCTGCTGGGCGAACGAGCCGACGTCGTGGTACGATATCAGGGCGGGGACAACGCGGGCCACACCGTGGTCGACGGGGACGAGGAGTACAAACTCTCCCTGGTGCCAAGTGGAGCGGTCCGGGGCAAGATCGGCGTGCTCGGCAACGGCGTCGTGATCAACCCGCGAACGTTCTTCGACGAGGTCGATCAGCTCCGCGAACAGGGGCTGGATCCCGACGTTCGGCTGGCAAAACGCGCCCACGTGATCATGCCCTACCACCGGGCCATCGACGGCATCGAGGAGTCCGCAAAATCCGACTCGGATCTGGCGGCTGGAACGACTGGTCGCGGCATCGGGCCCACCTACGAGGACAAGGCGGGTCGCCGTGGCATTCGTGTCGGTGACCTGCTCGATCCCGCGGTGCTCCGGGACCGCCTGGAGTACGTCGTTCCGCAGAAACGCGCGCTCTACGAGGAGGTTTACGGTGGCGAAGCCGACGAAGCGTTCGATGTCGCGGCCCTTTACGAGGAGTACAAGTCATTCGGCGACCGGATTCGGTCGGAGGGCCTGGCCGTGAACGCCGGCGAGTTCCTCGACGAGCGCATCCAGGCGGGCGATCAGGTCATGCTCGAAGGGGCCCAGGGCACCTCCCTCGACATCGATCACGGGATTTACCCCTACGTCACCTCCTCGAACCCGACCGCCGGCTACGCGGCGACCGGCTCCGGGCTCGGCGTGACCACCGTCGGACAGGGGGACGTGATCGGTGTGGTCAAGGCCTATCTCTCCCGGGTCGGGACTGGTCCGCTCCCCACTGAACTGGATGGCGATCTGGCCGAATACATCCGTGATGAGGGTGGCGAGTACGGCACCGTGACCGGTCGCCCGCGTCGGGTCGGCTACCTCGACATGCCAATGTTGCGCACGGCGACCCGGGCGAACGGCTTCACGGGCCTCGCGATCAACCACCTCGACGTGCTGGCCGGCCTCGAGGAGGTCAAAGTCGGTCACGCCTACGAGCACGAGGGCGAGACCCGGTATACGATGCCCGCGACGACCGAGCGGTGGGGCGAGTGCGATCCGGTCTATCGGACGTTCGATGGGTGGCCAGATGTCGACTGGAACGCGGTCGCGGCCGAGGGATACGAGGCGCTGCCGACCGCCGCCCAGGAGTACGTTTCCTATATCGAATCGGAACTCGGGGTGCCGACGGTGACACTGGGCCTCGGCCCGGCGCGGGAGACCGCCATCGTCCGCGAGAATCCCTTCGCCTGA
- a CDS encoding tripartite tricarboxylate transporter permease, translating into MEVLGIRMVSNPTGAILALGFITGGVGLGTASGLVPGLHVNTLAILLAALAPQIPAAPHLVGAALLAAGVVHSFLDIVPTLAIGVPDAAMAVSALPGHRLVLGGRGREALRLSALGSGGAILTAVVLGLPVTWLMSRVAPLLIEHLRIVLLVVAALMVLTERSKRARVGGVLAILASGGLGLLTLDLEPESLLPGGDMLLPLLAGLFGIPVLVLAARGGGLPPQSGTTLATDRRQLGQWSLVGAVSGAVVAYVPGVSAAVAAVLAFIGLPGEATDRGFIVAISGVNTANTVFALFALLALGAPRTGVLVAFERASLPPNLPLLLVAILIAAAAGLVLVPVLGDRYLDLVGNADSKRLSIGVGLLIAVLTWVFTGPLGVFVLGVSALIGHLPIYFDSRRVHLMGVLFVPLAVG; encoded by the coding sequence ATGGAGGTGCTGGGGATCAGGATGGTCTCGAACCCGACTGGAGCCATCCTCGCGCTGGGGTTTATCACCGGCGGGGTGGGGCTCGGCACGGCAAGCGGGCTGGTCCCCGGACTCCACGTCAACACGCTGGCGATCTTACTCGCCGCGCTCGCCCCACAGATCCCGGCCGCTCCCCATCTGGTCGGGGCCGCACTCCTGGCCGCGGGTGTGGTCCACTCCTTTCTCGACATCGTCCCGACACTCGCGATCGGCGTCCCGGACGCCGCGATGGCCGTCTCGGCGCTCCCCGGCCACCGGCTCGTACTCGGTGGCCGGGGGCGGGAAGCGCTCCGGCTCTCGGCCCTGGGTAGCGGCGGCGCTATCCTGACTGCGGTCGTCCTCGGGCTCCCGGTGACCTGGCTGATGAGCCGGGTCGCACCGCTTTTGATCGAGCATCTCCGGATCGTTCTCCTCGTGGTCGCGGCCCTGATGGTGCTCACCGAACGGTCGAAACGGGCGCGAGTGGGCGGCGTACTCGCGATCCTGGCCAGCGGGGGCCTGGGCTTGCTCACCCTCGATCTGGAGCCCGAAAGTCTGCTCCCGGGTGGCGATATGCTGCTTCCCCTGCTCGCCGGGCTCTTCGGCATCCCGGTTCTGGTTCTGGCCGCCCGAGGCGGGGGATTGCCGCCGCAGTCGGGGACGACACTCGCGACCGACCGCCGCCAACTCGGCCAGTGGAGCCTCGTCGGGGCCGTCTCGGGAGCTGTGGTTGCGTACGTGCCAGGTGTCTCCGCGGCCGTCGCCGCCGTCCTCGCGTTCATCGGTCTTCCAGGCGAGGCAACCGACCGGGGCTTCATCGTGGCGATCAGCGGCGTGAACACGGCGAACACGGTGTTCGCGCTGTTCGCGTTACTCGCACTGGGCGCACCCCGAACGGGCGTGCTCGTGGCGTTCGAGCGGGCCTCACTGCCGCCGAACCTCCCCCTCCTGCTCGTCGCGATCCTGATTGCCGCGGCGGCAGGGTTGGTACTGGTCCCCGTCCTGGGCGACCGATATCTGGACCTGGTCGGCAACGCCGACAGCAAACGGCTCTCGATAGGCGTCGGCCTGCTCATCGCCGTCCTCACCTGGGTCTTCACCGGCCCGCTCGGCGTGTTCGTCCTCGGGGTGAGCGCCCTGATCGGTCACCTGCCGATCTACTTCGACAGCCGACGAGTCCACCTGATGGGCGTGCTCTTCGTGCCGCTCGCGGTGGGCTAG
- a CDS encoding isochorismate synthase, with product MAKDVSELQQADRLDAAIRTTDPRTLREAITALDPITAVWASPDAPPVLAVGQAETVTGSEPDRFQAVKRRGDRVLERVETAHLPERAQPRLFGGFSFFDQPTLEPPWTDFEPAAFVLPAIQVTLGRDQTLVSGFGDGAAPSRLDQVVQQLAHARDGKQTTTEPRISATATDLRADRPDWIERVRAIQDRIETGPLQKAVLAAALDVELTDPLPLGAVLEALTDRYPSCYRFSFTPPGTEAGETPPAQFFGATPEQLVGKRGRTVETEALAGTVERGSTEAIDAANVRRLTRDSTLAAEHEFVASRIAEQLRARAATVAVDDREVRSLANVHHLRTPIHVTLDTDTHVLDFVATLHPTPAVGGHPLEAALETIHDVESTVRGWYAAPVGWFDANGDGEFAVGIRSALARDRRVTLFAGNGIVAGSDPETEYEELAAKFRPIREVLE from the coding sequence ATGGCGAAGGACGTAAGCGAACTCCAGCAGGCAGACCGACTCGACGCGGCGATCCGGACGACCGACCCCCGCACGCTCCGCGAGGCGATCACAGCGCTGGATCCGATCACCGCAGTCTGGGCGAGTCCAGACGCCCCGCCGGTCCTCGCGGTGGGACAGGCCGAAACGGTCACCGGGTCGGAACCAGATCGGTTCCAGGCGGTGAAGAGACGTGGCGATCGAGTGCTCGAACGAGTCGAGACAGCCCACCTGCCTGAACGAGCCCAGCCGCGCCTGTTTGGTGGATTTTCCTTCTTCGACCAGCCTACACTCGAACCCCCCTGGACCGATTTCGAGCCGGCCGCATTCGTCCTGCCGGCGATCCAGGTAACGCTGGGTCGAGACCAGACCCTCGTTTCCGGCTTCGGTGACGGGGCAGCCCCGTCTCGACTCGACCAAGTCGTCCAGCAACTTGCACACGCACGCGATGGAAAACAGACGACAACAGAACCACGCATCTCGGCGACCGCGACTGACCTCCGGGCCGACCGGCCGGACTGGATCGAACGTGTGAGGGCCATCCAGGATCGCATCGAAACCGGCCCGCTCCAGAAGGCCGTCCTCGCCGCAGCCCTGGACGTGGAGTTGACCGACCCACTCCCACTCGGAGCGGTGCTGGAGGCCCTGACCGATCGGTATCCATCCTGTTACCGGTTCAGCTTCACACCCCCAGGCACCGAGGCGGGCGAAACCCCACCGGCGCAGTTCTTCGGGGCGACCCCGGAGCAACTCGTCGGCAAACGAGGTCGGACCGTCGAGACCGAAGCGCTCGCGGGGACCGTCGAGCGTGGATCCACCGAGGCGATCGATGCGGCGAACGTCAGACGGCTAACCCGGGATTCGACCCTGGCTGCCGAACACGAGTTCGTCGCCAGCCGGATCGCCGAACAACTCCGTGCGCGGGCGGCCACGGTCGCGGTCGATGACCGCGAGGTCAGAAGTTTGGCGAACGTCCACCATCTCAGAACTCCCATCCACGTCACACTCGATACGGACACACACGTACTGGATTTCGTCGCCACGCTTCACCCCACGCCGGCAGTTGGGGGGCATCCACTGGAAGCGGCACTGGAGACGATCCACGACGTCGAATCGACGGTTCGTGGCTGGTATGCGGCCCCAGTGGGCTGGTTCGACGCGAACGGCGACGGGGAGTTCGCCGTCGGCATCAGATCTGCGCTCGCACGCGACAGACGGGTCACGCTCTTCGCCGGAAACGGCATCGTGGCCGGTAGCGACCCCGAAACAGAATACGAGGAACTCGCGGCCAAGTTCCGGCCGATCCGGGAGGTGCTCGAATGA